The segment TATCGACGCGGAGGAGAGTTCGCCTCCCTGCAGTTCCTCCCTGGCGGAGGAGAGGGCCGAGCCCAGTATCGATTTTGCCGCATCGCGTCCAATCTCCGCGAAGAACGGCGTCACGAGAGGGCTGTTCAGAAGGACATCCATCGAAGGAAGCGAGCGCATATCGGCTTCTTTTGCAGTTGGTCTCAAAGCGGGTCAATCACCTTTCCTGGCATGAACTTGTCTCGTGCGGCCGTCAAGCTGCCGACCTGCCTCATGGGGTGGCACTGCCATTTGTCCATAAATCTATTCTACATTATAATTGGGCGTGCGGAGAAACGAGCCGTGATACATCTCCGCGAGCTTCTAACACGCAGAGCCTGGAGGCATGTGACTATGGAGAGGATAGACGCTCGGGGGAGAAGCTGCCCGCAGCCGGTGATAATGACCAAGGCACAGATCGAGAGTGGCGCGAGGGAGCTGGAGGTCCTGCTGGACAACGCCGTCTCCGCCTCGAATGTGAAGAGGTTTCTGGAGTCAAGAGGCTACTCCGTCCTGATAGTGGACGAGGACGGGAACATCACGATACAGGCCTCGGCCGGCGAGGCACTCCTCGAAAACGCCCCCGCCGCCGTACAGCAGCTTGAAGAGCCACACGCGGAGGGCGTCGCCTCGCCGGCGTCCACCGAAGGGGACGAAGAGACTCCGACCGAGCCGGAGGAGACGCCCGAGCCGAAGGAGACCGGGCCAAGCCTGCGGGAGGAAACAGTCGCCGACCGGCGAAGGTCCATCGGCATACTGATCACCAGGCCGGTCCTGGGCGGTGACGACCCGCTACTGGGGGAGGTCCTGATGAAGAGTCTGCTCGGAACCCTCTCCCA is part of the Synergistaceae bacterium genome and harbors:
- the yedF gene encoding sulfurtransferase-like selenium metabolism protein YedF, with translation MERIDARGRSCPQPVIMTKAQIESGARELEVLLDNAVSASNVKRFLESRGYSVLIVDEDGNITIQASAGEALLENAPAAVQQLEEPHAEGVASPASTEGDEETPTEPEETPEPKETGPSLREETVADRRRSIGILITRPVLGGDDPLLGEVLMKSLLGTLSQVEPLPEVIALMNEGVRLAVKHTSSLDHLSDLERKGVRILVCGTCTSHLGLTTDIGAGVISNMFEITEALLAVDRTLSL